GGGTGAGGTGTCTGTGGAGGCGCTATTGGACCTCCTCAACAGTCTGGCTCACAAACAGGATGTAAAGAAACAGAAACCTGCCAAGGGAAGTGTGGAGGCTAGGGTAGAGGAACTGGAAACCAGGACAACTCAGATGAACATGAACCTTGTTAAGTTATTACAGGCTAAAATGAACTTAGAATCTGGTTTAGAGGAAATACAACAGTGTGGTTCTTTGGAGGACGCTAAACACAAAGCCAGGTTTCTTCTGTTTGAAACAAGTAAGTGCAGAAGAGAATGATACctgtatgttgttatatctGTTATCGGTATGTACGGCTggtttacctgtatgttgttatatctGTTATCGGTATGTACGGCTggtttacctgtatgttgttatatctGTTATCGGTATGTACGGCTGGTTTACCTGTAAGTTGTTATATCTGTTATCGGTATGTACGGCTggtttacctgtatgttgttatatctGTTATCGGTATGTACGGCTggtttacctgtatgttgttatatctGTTATCGGTATGTACGGCTggtttacctgtatgttgttatatctGTTATCGGTATGTACGGCTGGTTTACCTGTATGGTGTTATATCTGTTATCGGTATGTACGGCTggtttacctgtatgttgttatatctGTTATCGGTATGTACGGCTggtttacctgtatgttgttatatctGTTATCGGTATGTACGGCTggtttacctgtatgttgttatatctGTTATCGGTATGTACGGCTggtttacctgtatgttgttatatctGTTATCGGTATGTACGGCTggtttacctgtatgttgttatatctGTTATCGGTATGTACGGCTggtttacctgtatgttgttatatctGTTATCGGTATGTACGGCTGGTTTACCTGTAAGTTGTTATATCTGTTATCGGTATGTACGGCTggtttacctgtatgttgttatatctGTTATCGGTATGTACGGCTGGTTTACCTGTAAGTTGTTATATTTGTTatcagtatgtacatgtacggctggtttacctgtatgttgttatatttgttCTCGGTATGTACGGCTggtttacctgtatgttgttatatttgttaTCGGTATGTACGGCTGGTTTATCTTTTTACTTTAGTCATCTATTGGTGAAACATGAAGAATTCAGAAATTCACTTTGTATATCTGTCCATTTTCAGATCTCGATTCTAAAACTTCATTTAGAGTAGGGGCCTTAGGTACTCCTTCTGTACAAAATACCTTGTATCTTTCCGTCCAGAATGTTACTTCTGAAAGATTGTAGAGGGAAGTGAAGTATTCACATTTAATTGATAATCTTTGTATTGTAGAGGGAAGTGAAGTATTCACATTTAATTATAAGATACTTTTTGTATTGTAGAGGGAAGTGAAGTATTCACATTTAATTATAAGATACTTTTTGTATTGTAGAGGGAAGTAAAGTATTCACATTTAATAGATACTCTTTGTATTGTAGAAGGAAGTGAAGTATTCACATTTAATTATAAGATACTTTTTGTATTGTAGAGGGAAGTAAAGTATTCACATTCAATTGATAATCTTTGTATTGTAGAAGGAAGTGAAGTATTCACATTTAATTGATAATCTTTGTATTGTAGAGGGAAGTGAAGTATTCACATTTAATTGATAATCTTTGTATTGTAGAAGGAAGTGAAGTATTCACATTCAATGGCTCAGATAATGATGAGACAGATGAAGAGAATGAGAAAGAGAAAATAATCATTAAAGAGAGCAAAGCAACCACACATCCTGGAAAATACCAGGTGTCTTCCATTGTCAAGAATCTCCAAACCTTCCAACTCAGTCCAGTAAGTATCGGAACTCCTTAACTGTCCATATTGACTCACTTTACAAACTATCAGAGGAACACACTTACAAACATCTGCGACTTATTGCTGTATTAGAGTGGAAGTTTCTGTTCTCATTTCTGTGTATACAAGAGTGTCAAATAGGTCATCGCAATGgagaaaaaatatcatttcttgTCCTCATAAAAAACACAATTTTCAAGATATTTGGACATGTGATTGATGACATTATCACAAAGGCAAGGTGTTCAGTATAcaaatttgtatttaattttgtatgtatgtgtaggGAATTGGAATATGTTGTATAGAGAAAATGGGTGCTAACTTTTACATAACAAACACTCAGGTCAGGTATCACATATTGTTACACTATTCATCAAGGAACAACAATATATAGAATAGGCAGGGTACCCCTATGTAGAGATGCCTTTCTAAGCTCAGGTGTATCTAGAGAGGCCTGTTATTGATCACCTGTTTTCACCTGTAAGTTGGCCAAgtttacacacctgtacaggtcaAGAAACCCAATAACTTACCTTTTCTGACCACAAGCTCTTTCTTTCTCACAGGAACATAAactttgtaaacaaacattgtGATTCTATAAAACGGTATGATCAATCTGACAGAATTGGATAGTTTGTTTGATTAGGCCACTGTCTGATGTAgtccactgtctgtatgtccaTTAGTGGTACATAATGCCATTAGTAGAGCAGTGTTCATTGTTAGCCTACAATaacattaatttatatacaatcaattcatattgatataatattgatatctGACCTCAGAACACAGATATAAACCAGGGGGCATTGGTAACCATGGACACACTGGTACCTAGGTATAAACCAGGGGACACTGGTAACCATGGACACGCTGGTACCTAGGTATAAACCTGTGGACACTGGTAACCATGGACACACCTGTACCTAGGTATAAACTAGGGAACACCGGTAACCATGGACACACTAGTACCTGGTATAAACCAGGGAACACTGGTAACCATAGACACACTTGTACCTGGTATAAACTAGGGGACACCGGTAACCATGGACACACTAGTACCTAGGTATAAACTAGGGGACACCGGTAACCATTGACACACTAGTATCTAGGTATAAACCAGGGGACACTGGTAACCATGGACACACTAGTACCTAGGTATAAACCAGGGGACACTGGTAACCATAGACACACTAGTACCTAGGTATAAACCAGGGACATTGGTAACCATTGACACACTAGTACCTAGATATAAACCAGGGAACACTGGTAACCATAGACACACCTGTACCTAGGTATAGATCTGGGGACATTGGTAACTATGGACACACTTGTACCTAGGTATAAACCAGGGGAAACTGGAAACCATGGACAAACTAGTACCTGGTATAAACCAGGGAACACTGGTAACCATAGACACACCTGTACCTAGGTATACACCAGGGAACACTGGAAACCATGGACACTCTTGTACCTAGATATAAACCTGGGGACAACGGTAACCATGTACACACTGGTACTTGTACCTTGGTATAAACCAGGGGACACTGGTAACCATGGACACACTAGTATCTGGGTATACACCAGGGGACACTGGTAACCATGGACACACTGGTATCTAGGTCTACACCAGGGGACACTGGTAGCCATGGACACATTTTTACCCAAGCATAACCAGGACAAGTTCTATTTAGTACTTCCTTCTAtagatgtacattttgtaactttatcataaaattgatttatttgttgtttCAGCCAGTGAAGAAGCTCCCTGGGGACACCTCAGTGAGTAAGATGGACCCCGGCCTCCAGCACTACCTGGTCAGCGAGCTCAGCCTCTACAAGGCCAATGGTTTGTACTCCACAAGGTTTTGCTGTTACTTCATAAACTGTTACTTCACCTATTGTTTTAGAGATCATACATCAAGGTAACAGCTCTCACATTGCCTATTGTTTTACAGGTCATTGATAACACATTAAAGTTGTCACATAACCTAATATTTTTTAAGTCATTAATAACACATTAAAGTCTGGCTCACATTGTCTATTGTTTTAATGGTCATTAATCCCACATCAAAGCTGTCATGTTGCCTATTGTTTTAAAAGTCATTAATCAATATGAACATTGTCATATTGACTACAATTACTTTACAGGTCATAAACACATTAAAGTTGTCACATTACTTGTAGGTCTGAAGGTCATTAATCAACATAAACATTGTCACTTCCCCACATTGCCTATTGTTTGAAAGGTCATTAATAACCAATTAAAGTTATCACATTACCTATTGTTTAAAACATCATTTGTCACACATTAAAATTGTCATATTACATACAGGTGCTGACTGGAGAATGATGGCTGAGAGAGTAGGAATATCTGTAGAGACAGTTGCAGACTGGCAGCGTTTCCGACTGGAGTACCCTATGAAACATGTGTTTGAGACATGGGCAAGGAGTCCAGCCGCCACCATGAGAATGCTGCACCGCCACCTGGTGTCACCACAAATGAGAGCCGTAATGCTTGCCCGACGAATCTCCGATTTTTATCAAGTGGACTGAGTGTTGATTATATAGGATACCAAGTGTTGTTCAGCAGGTAGTTATTGACAATGATTCCGATGTAATCAAGGCACTTGCATGATATTTCATTGGTAACTATGCATATTCCTTTTAATGAGGTCAACAACCACTGCGTTGAGTTGAATGGTGCATTTCATAAACAGTTACTATGCTGACACCTGATGTAGTATCATATTCTTTAGAATATGGTACtgggttacctccccttgtgaAGGACGGTCAAAAATATGCATTAAAATCAGTCATCTCCCTTCTCCACTGGAGGTTGGCTCTCCATAGACCTGGGCTAATTGTCTCTATATTTTCCAGTGCCTTTTCTTTAATGATAATgagatacactgtacattgttatcCAGATCAAATAAAGATAATTATGTTTGTTGTAAAAGTCATACATGTGCTGAAATCTTATATTTTGTAGAAGAAAACAAATGTGAAAAAGGTGGCATATCATTGATGGTGACATATTGGTCACATTATTTCTGTAGAACATACATCCAGGTTTAAGTTGGACAGGTGTGACTCTTTAGACTGTATGAGGTTTGTTGTGTACACCCAATCATTTAGTTTAAACCAGTAGAACTTTGTTGTAGGATACTGTTTGGAGTGAAACATATATtttaccagaaaaaaaaactctcaGAATTACATGATTAGACATTACAGAAATTTGTGCAATATTACAAGAAGTTCAGCAGTATTACATGACTGTATGCCGATTTGTGGATGCAATATTTGACTGCCTCAATGATATTATTCTTTCCCAAGTTCTTTTCTTGTAATCAAAATTGTTTCAAATCAGTGCCATGTATTTGTTATATCCGAGTCAATCTATGCTTCATCAACTTCCCCACAGGTGGATTGTCATGAATTACTGGATTGGTTTTCACTGATTTGTAGCTAGAGGAAATGATAGTgacatttttatcttttaatgttaCCTAACTGTAGACTAGCATTAGTGGATTTTATGCTATTAACTCTTCATGGTTTAATTCTCTGTATTCTGAGATCATTCCGCCAGCCTATACTTTTAACAgcctatacatatataataaacagCTACTCCACAGCAGTGTTGACTAGCCAAGTTGGTATACTATACAGACTCTCTGGGTGGCAAGCTATTTTTGTCCGATCAAAAATATCCTCAAAGAAAGatgatcaataaaataaaatggtttaaTACAGACTTTCCGGATATATATCGTAATTAAAATCAATGTGTTAATTGTAATAATAGGCCCACAATCAGTATAAAGTTGGGCCTCATAACCCAAGAAAATCAAACATATCTGTTGCCATTTCaagaaatttgatttttttgtaaatgtagttttgtgaaaacattttatttgtgtTAACCGAGATACATTGTACTGTGATAGAtaaaagtttatttatttatgggaATATTTGTTCACTTAACATGAAGCTGCCTGAATAATGTTCATCATAAATGTTCAGTGAATCCTGTACTTCCATATGAATATCTATGTTTCCCagacatatataatatcatgtgAATGGAGGACACCTCAATACTTATAACTTGATCAGAACAgagaaatatatagaggatatctaacaatgtcttcagtaatatcgaatatatttcacatgtcgggctaatattttgatatttttcacgagtgacTGAGGAAACTGTAAGTTATTCTGTTAAtaacattttatagcaaaatataccaaGGCAGCTCAATCTCCTCAGAATTCATTGAAGTCCCTtgtcaacggctcacaaatgtacgccaaacagtgacgttatgtattccATCTTGCATTTTGACATCATATAACATGACAGATAACTATaatgcaaatcttaattttccccattgtcgttAGTAggcagtgttctgattggtcaaatcagaaagtgatatttttcacctGTGAAAATAACACTTTGAAAGaatgagtattttttttatatttcactggtgaAAATGTTTAAACACTATACTACACAAATTGCAAACTCTGTATTTTCCTAGGATAATTTTTAAGGATCTGACTGTATTATATGacaaaatcaataataaaaatgtatcacACTTCTCCGAGCTTTGTTTTTAGATAGACAGAACTGATGTAAAATAGAATTCAGTTCCTCTTCATTGTTTACATCAATGCATTGTCATTAAATTACACTATGTACATCAATGCATTGTCATTAAATTACActatgtacaaaaatgtattattataatatactgttttatttaaataatgatCTATACATTCTTGGTGTGTGGTGCGGTGAAATTTCCGACTATTTGACATAAAAAACGCTATTCTGTGAAATGTTCACTCCAGATGCTTTTTGAATgaataatcataaaaaaaatgcaacagAATCACTGAAATAAGCTGGGGCTGAGGAAGAAAAtgataaacttaa
This DNA window, taken from Pecten maximus chromosome 3, xPecMax1.1, whole genome shotgun sequence, encodes the following:
- the LOC117323955 gene encoding uncharacterized protein LOC117323955 gives rise to the protein MASKPKKPGMKKDGGEKRPNSSRGQSFPRSGSISVSKSKQAVEILTRENEDLQEQVTQLTAKNTKLQDSWLLLTTKLVEDAKSKGFALGEEDQKKELGEVSVEALLDLLNSLAHKQDVKKQKPAKGSVEARVEELETRTTQMNMNLVKLLQAKMNLESGLEEIQQCGSLEDAKHKARFLLFETKGSEVFTFNGSDNDETDEENEKEKIIIKESKATTHPGKYQVSSIVKNLQTFQLSPPVKKLPGDTSVSKMDPGLQHYLVSELSLYKANGADWRMMAERVGISVETVADWQRFRLEYPMKHVFETWARSPAATMRMLHRHLVSPQMRAVMLARRISDFYQVD